The Microbacterium horticulturae region CGCCGTCGCCGCCGGCAAACGTGAACCGCGCCGGAAGCATCCGCACCGCCGGCACAGGGCGCCCCTCGCGCGCGTCGTCGACGATCGCATGGATCGCATCGGCGCGCCGCTCGATGACATCCGCACACCAGTCGTAGAAGCGTCTCGCCGAGTCGATCTCCCCCATCGCCGAGGCCGCATCCGCGATGAACGAGCCGTCGCGCAACCAGCTGTAGCCGACGTAGGCGGAGAACGTGGGACTGGCCGGGTATGCCCCTTCGGGCGTCTGCAGAGACGTGATGAGGTGGATGCTGCGCTCGGCGAGCGCAGCGATGTCGGCCGCGCTGCGGTGAAGAGTGGTATCGGTCACAAGGAGTCTTTCGTAGAGGGGCCGTGCCCGCCGTCGGCGGCGGGCACGGCCGGTCCGGTGCGGTTACTGCAGGAGTGCGTCGACCTGATCGGCCAGCGCGGGGATGGCCTTCTCGGTCGTGGTGCGTCCCGCTGCAATCTCGCCGAGGGCGTTGGTCACGGCATCCTGGATCTGCTGCGACTGCGAACCGAGCTGCGGTGCGACGGCGATGTTCTCGAGAGCGTCGAACACGGCCTTGCGGTTCGCGGGCGGCGTCTGCTCCAGATAGGGCTGCAGCAGCGACTCGTCGCTGATGGCGGGCAGCTCCCAGCCGGCGTCGAGGCGGACACCCACCATCTCCTTCGAGCTGCTGAGGTACTCCGCCCACTTCTGAGCGGCTTCCTTGTGGTTCGAGGCGTCAGAGACGACGACGGCGTTCGAGAACGTCGCGCTGGCCTTCTGCGCGTCACCGGGTTCAACGGCGATGTCCCAGCCGAACGGCAGGTCGCCGACGAGGCTGATCATCCAGATTCCGGTGTGCCACATGGCGAGCTTGCCGTCCTTGAACAGGTTCGTGTCGAAGTCGGCGGTGCCAGCGCCGTCGGCGGCGGTCGGCATCACCGTGCCCGACTTTCCGGCGATCCATTCTGCGGCGGCCTTCCCTGCCTCCGAGTCGAACGCCGTCGTCTTGCCATCGGACGAGAGGAACGAGCCACCGGCCTGCTGAACGGCCTTGTAGTACTCGTTGTAGGTGACCGGCTGGTAGTCGCCCCACACGCCGGCCTTCTTGTCGGTGAGCTTCTCGGCTGCGGCCTTCTCGTCGGCCCAGGTCCAGTCGGCGGTGGGGTAGTCGACGCCGGCCTTGTCGAAGAGATCCTTGTTGTAGAACAGGACGACGTTCGAGAACGACGTGGGCAGCGCGTACTGAGCGCCGTCGACCTTGTAGCTGTCGAGCACCGACGTGCGGTATGCCGACGCGTCGACGCCGTCGAGCGCGGCCAGCACCCCATTCGCTTGGATGTTGGCGAAGCTGCCGGCGTCGACGTCGAACACGTCGGCCTGCGTACCGGCGGCGAGGTCGGTCTGCAGCTGTGTGAAGTAGTCGCTGTAGGGCGCGGTGGTGACCTTCACAGTGATGTTGGGGTTCTCGTCTTCGAAGGCGGCGACGATCTTCTTAAGGTTGTCCTCGTTGCCGCCGTTCGAGATGAAGTTGGAGTAGGTGATGGTGACGGGGCCACTGTCGCCGGCGTCGCCACCGGATGATGAGCAGCCGGTGAGCCCGAGGGCTGCCACCAGCGCGACGGATGTCGTCGCGACGATTGTCTTTTTCATGGTGCGGGATCTCCTTTGATGAGGCGTTCGGGTGGAAGGGTCATTTCAGGCCGGTGCCGGCCACACCCTGGACGATGTACTTCTGGGCGAAGACGTAGAGGGCGAACATCGGCAGGATGCTGATGACCGAGCCGGCCATGAGCACGTCCCACTGAGTCGAGTACTGTCCTTGCAGGCTGGACAACGCGACCGGCAACGTCTGCATGGCGGGGTCGCGCAAGATGATGAGCGGCCACAGGAAGCTGTTCCACGTGTTCAGGAAGGCGAACACGGTCAGCGTGGCCAAGGCGGGACGGACCAGCGGAAGCATGATCTGGAAGAAGATCCGGAAGTGCCCGGCACCGTCGAGTGTGGCGGCCTGGTCGAGGTCGTAGGGCACGCTGCTCATCGCCTGACGCAGCAGGAACACCCCGAATGCCGAGGCGATCGTCGGCAGGATCGCACCGAAGTAGGTGTTGATCAGGCCGAGCGTCTTCATCTCGGCGAACAGGGGCACGATCAGCACCTGGAAGGGGATCATCATCGTCGCGAGGTACAGCACGAACACCGCGCCGCGGCCGCGGAAGGGCATCCGGGCGAAGGCGTAGGCCGCCATGGCGCTGGTGATGAGCTGGAATACCGTGCTGATCACGGCGATGATGATCGAGTTGAGGATGACCTGCGCGAACGGCACCCGGCTGAACAGCTGGAAGTATGGGGCGAGCGACGGGTTGTCAGGAATCAGCTTCGGTGCCGTGGTCAGGGTGGCGCCGGGGGTGAGGGATGTCACGACCGTCCATACGAACGGGAACACCATGATGAGCGCCCCGACGATGAGCACGATGTAGAGCAGAGTCTTCGTGATGGCGTTGCGCCGGGCGGTCTCAGTCATAGTTCACCCACTTGCGTTGCCCATAGAACTGGATGAGCGTGACGATGAGGATCACGAAGAACAGCAGCCAGGACAGTGCCGAGGCCATGCCCGCCTGCCCGTAGCGGAACGTGAGGTCGTACACCTGCTGCACCACGACTTGACTCGAGTTGTTGGGCCCGCCGCCGGTCATGACATACACCTGGTCGAAGACCTGGAAGCCGTTGATGAGCGAGAGCACGATGACGAAGAAGGTCGACGGCGACAGCATCGGGAGGGTGACGCTGAACAGACGTCGCCACCAGCCCGCGCCGTCGAGGGATGCCGCTTCGTAGAGGTCGCTGTTGATGGCTTGGAGACCGGCCAGCAGGATGACCATGACGAAGCCCAGGTCCTTCCACGCCGACGCGAGGATGATCGATGGCATCGACCACGCCGGGTCGGTCCACCAGCCGGGACCATCGATGCCGAACCAGCCGAGCACCGTGTTGACGATGCCGGTGCTGGGGTTGAGCAGCCAGCGCCACACCAGGGCGACGACGACCCAGCTGGTGACGACGGGCAGGAAGTACATGCCCCGCATGAAGGAGCGGCCGCGCAGCTTGGCGTTCAGCGCGAGCGCAAGTGCGAGTCCGCCGACGTAGACCAG contains the following coding sequences:
- a CDS encoding carbohydrate ABC transporter permease, whose product is MTETARRNAITKTLLYIVLIVGALIMVFPFVWTVVTSLTPGATLTTAPKLIPDNPSLAPYFQLFSRVPFAQVILNSIIIAVISTVFQLITSAMAAYAFARMPFRGRGAVFVLYLATMMIPFQVLIVPLFAEMKTLGLINTYFGAILPTIASAFGVFLLRQAMSSVPYDLDQAATLDGAGHFRIFFQIMLPLVRPALATLTVFAFLNTWNSFLWPLIILRDPAMQTLPVALSSLQGQYSTQWDVLMAGSVISILPMFALYVFAQKYIVQGVAGTGLK
- a CDS encoding carbohydrate ABC transporter permease yields the protein MSTMTMQPPMAAPPAPPATAGRRRVRKTKYLLTVAVFLLPSLIPLLAFVIGPMLSAAWTSLHSWNLIGPMKWVGLDNYAHLVTDPATGQAFLHTIYYIVGYLPLVYVGGLALALALNAKLRGRSFMRGMYFLPVVTSWVVVALVWRWLLNPSTGIVNTVLGWFGIDGPGWWTDPAWSMPSIILASAWKDLGFVMVILLAGLQAINSDLYEAASLDGAGWWRRLFSVTLPMLSPSTFFVIVLSLINGFQVFDQVYVMTGGGPNNSSQVVVQQVYDLTFRYGQAGMASALSWLLFFVILIVTLIQFYGQRKWVNYD
- a CDS encoding ABC transporter substrate-binding protein, whose product is MKKTIVATTSVALVAALGLTGCSSSGGDAGDSGPVTITYSNFISNGGNEDNLKKIVAAFEDENPNITVKVTTAPYSDYFTQLQTDLAAGTQADVFDVDAGSFANIQANGVLAALDGVDASAYRTSVLDSYKVDGAQYALPTSFSNVVLFYNKDLFDKAGVDYPTADWTWADEKAAAEKLTDKKAGVWGDYQPVTYNEYYKAVQQAGGSFLSSDGKTTAFDSEAGKAAAEWIAGKSGTVMPTAADGAGTADFDTNLFKDGKLAMWHTGIWMISLVGDLPFGWDIAVEPGDAQKASATFSNAVVVSDASNHKEAAQKWAEYLSSSKEMVGVRLDAGWELPAISDESLLQPYLEQTPPANRKAVFDALENIAVAPQLGSQSQQIQDAVTNALGEIAAGRTTTEKAIPALADQVDALLQ